Part of the Phacochoerus africanus isolate WHEZ1 chromosome 8, ROS_Pafr_v1, whole genome shotgun sequence genome is shown below.
CACCTTTAATAAGAACTGTGTGGGACTTCTAAGTGGAGGAGTCCTATGAGAAGGAAAACAAGTGACCTGGGTATAAGTAAAGACAATTCTTAGTCTACAGCACAGAATGAAGAGCTGGGACTACCAGAAGGCAGGTAGACAACATTTATAAGGAGGtgacacagaaagaaagaagccgCCAGAAGGCAGGCTCCTTAAGGTAGATTCACTTTGAGGGAAAAGCAAGAGAAGCCCAAGATAAAGCCAAGAAGCATTCAACAAATAGAAAAACCAGGAGAGGATGATACTCCAGGAACTGTAGGGGAAGAAAATGAATCAAGTCAGTGAGAGTGCAGGATGGAAGGAAGATGGTGTTGCTGCCAGACAGGTGGTACAGGAGCGCAGTCAAGGAAAGAAGTCTGGAAGCAAGTTATGAAGTGAGAATGAAGTATGTGGGTATTTCCTATAAGTGTGGGGCATCTGACAGTGAAAGCAGCAAGACAAAGCAAGGAGGAGACATGGAAGTTCAGTTAACATCTGAATGAGAAGAAAGATCTTTAAATAATGAAAGAcatcagaagagaaaataatccaGCAAGTGGGTTATAGGATAGGGAGAGATGGTATTCTAAGTGTAGAACAAAGGGCTACTTTTGGAAAGGAAAACAAGGGGTACCTCTTCCTCCAAGACCTACCAGCAGCAGAAACACCCTATCGGAGAAGGGAGATGTATGTAAGTGTCATCCAGGAGATGGTGCAGCCTCTTCTACAGGCCTAGGAGCCCCCAAGGCAGCAATCTGAAGGTGCTTCCCTCTCCCTCAGCTGTGCCACTGTCTGCAGTGATTCCTACATGCTTGAGTCTCACTTATTTACCTGGACAGAAAGGTCTTTGGATTTCTCCCTCGGCTATCCATGGCTCTTCTCCTTGCTCCAATTTGAAGATCACCTCTGGCTTGGAGACTTGATATCCTGCTCATGGGTAAATACACAAGATTTGGTTGTTTGTGCAAGTGGACAAAGAACCCTCTACAACTCAGTACTAGGCCTTGATCCTCAGGAgctctgaaggggaaaaaaaggtgcaATTTGAAGAGTCATGCAATCAAAGGACCTACTCCCATTCTGCAGAAGAAAGACCTTTTACCTAAAGAGCGGCTCAGAAATCCATAAAGCTGGGTACCAAAAAGATGAGCAAGCTGACCCTGAACACCTTGACCATGGTCACCCAAACCACGAGCCCCACAATCCTAGCAACCGGGAAAGTAAAGCCCCACCAACGAGAAGACAATGAGATGTGGTTCTTACCAACAGAAACCAAGTGGCTATAGTTCTCCAGCATCACATCCCTGTACAAACGCCTCTGAGCAGGATCCACGTGGTGCCATTCCTCCTGGGTGAAGTTCACAGCCACATCCTTAAATGTCACTGATTCCTGTAGGATCACATTTCTGCTCAAGTAGGGATCAACCCCACAGATGTTCCCATGGTGATAACTGGTAACCTACTGTAGGGTCTATCAGAAATGGTAATCACACGTCTGATATCCTGAGGGGGCAATGTTGGGTTAAACACACTAGGTGTTACATAAATTCCTAAAGAATCTAACATTGCAGGCAGGAAAGTCATGATGGACAATATGTCCCATGATCCCTACTAAGCTCTCTTCTTGTTTCCCTTCAAAGCCAAGCCTTTTTACACAGTAACTAATTCCTCATGCCCCGAGCACCTTCTTTGTTACAAAATCCAAATACGGCAGGGAATAAAAAGTGACAACCCTCTTTTATTCCCATGATCAATCCCACTAAACTCCCTCCAAATAACCACTGTTAACAGTACGATATACACACTTAACAGTTCCTTTCCATGTTTTACACACACTCATATAAACAACCTTTCTTTGTGAACTACCATATACATTGCTCTACaacttgctttttatatttaactATGTATCTTGGAGCTCTTCCCATAGTGCTGTATGTAATCTCACCTATTCCTTTCCACCGCTTCACAGCATGCCACAGCGCAGTTGTACCATAACATACCCACTGCCAAACCTCAGAGCATCCCACAGCACTAAGAacaagattcaggagttcccatcgtggctcagtggtcaacaaacacaactagcatccatgaggatgcgggttcaatccctggccttgctcagtgggttaaggatctggcgttgccatgggctgtggtgtaggtcgcagatgcagctcagatcccgcattgctgtggttctggtgtaggtcggaggctacagctccaattcgacccctagcctgggaacctccatatgccactggtgtggccctaagagacaacaaataagtaaataaataaataaataaataaaagaacaagattCAAACTTCTCCAACACTCACAGGGCTCTGGCTATGCTGACTGATCCTTGAATATATCATGTTTATTCCCTCCCTGGGCCTTGGGATCGCTACATGGTTGGCAATCAGTTATTAATCATTGAGGTCTCATGTCCAGTACTGCCACCTCAGAAAAGTGTTCTTACCACGTCCTTCTAATTTACTGTGCATCATATTATAATGCTTAATTTTCCTCCTAGCACAAATATCTCTCGCTGTCCAAATTCCTGCCATCTGAACTCAGGAACGAAGCAGATTCAGATTAGATGCTTGTGCTTTGATATTTCTTGTTAGCTTTTCTGTCTCCCTGACTGCAAGTTCCATGAAAACAGGGACTTTATCTATCTTCTTCAGAGTGCTTAGAATGATATCCAGCACACAgtggatgctttaaaaaaatgtggtgaatgaataaatggaccAGTTCATGTTAATAGATATTTGGATTAGTTTCAATACTTTGCTACTACAAACATTATTGCAATACATCTTATTTGTGCAAATATGCTAG
Proteins encoded:
- the ZFP90 gene encoding zinc finger protein 90 homolog isoform X3, with product MAPRPPTARPQESVTFKDVAVNFTQEEWHHVDPAQRRLYRDVMLENYSHLVSVGYQVSKPEVIFKLEQGEEPWIAEGEIQRPFCPAVCFNRKEKGTFALWISFRLEDQA
- the ZFP90 gene encoding zinc finger protein 90 homolog isoform X4; this encodes MAPRPPTARPQESVTFKDVAVNFTQEEWHHVDPAQRRLYRDVMLENYSHLVSVGYQVSKPEVIFKLEQGEEPWIAEGEIQRPFCPAWEI